One Candidatus Poribacteria bacterium DNA window includes the following coding sequences:
- a CDS encoding TonB-dependent receptor has translation MISRFITVLFVFIIMSLPALAETGDVQGTVYQRSTGRPLAGADVRILETDQNQKTDENGIFQFTELSEGTYTFIVTHPTEMIPTEVSVKISSGATTEVKISLGPAVELETIIVEGKRLPPTISRMEVRGGELLRIPGTFNDTLKGLMTLPSIGIPNDYFGVLYIRGSEPGSNLYYLDRTPLGYPFHWGGLLSTVSSETLEKIDIYAGGYGAEFGLDSQAVLDIHARDSIQERLNGKFNLNILYSEGLLEASIGSKGYISASGRRSYLDLIAGPILEEQTGRPQQLPYFSDYQLKFAYLLGEKHHFTLNAFAATDHFKIVEEDSEFEGEGGRVLEDAEGALATALFKNGFDGQGIHLRSDFTENLTSHLSLTRSFNFLTIAFEVPVNEQFSQNPQGEWVLDSVDYAHYDVKIDVPVWTFREDVSYRLTPKFQFEPGFLLSFSPANSFEDGRFPESLYSEVEDPEELPEILEYAEENEDTVTVVALDDGTYEVRERSVEEIYDEFGHDFYRAEGYVQGRYDPLEFLSVALGVRFDYLNVIKQVSVQPRGSVSFILPNGSNLRFAYGHYEQSPQPSHLLAENGNRALASSLTRHYIMELEYPLSSRTELKFATYYKDARKLVTPDEVSNYLNQGAGYVGGAEVFLRHRIPDRFFGWISYSYTHAERRESPDATYQPYLFDNTHIVSVVGNYSFTPNFEIGAKWQYLSGTSEVPISSVVLIQDPVTRGLNPLLASADEQLSTELAPYHKLDLRVSYKWNVWGLQIGGFLDVLNVYNRKNEIRFIFEEATLDVQGQEIGIEREVFDAPQLPRIVYFGLTLEF, from the coding sequence ATGATATCGCGATTCATCACGGTTCTGTTTGTGTTTATCATTATGTCCCTACCTGCTTTAGCGGAAACTGGCGACGTTCAAGGAACCGTCTATCAACGCAGCACCGGAAGGCCGCTTGCAGGTGCCGATGTTCGGATTCTTGAAACCGATCAAAATCAAAAGACCGATGAAAACGGCATCTTCCAATTCACGGAACTCTCCGAAGGCACCTATACTTTTATCGTCACCCATCCTACTGAAATGATACCCACAGAAGTTTCCGTTAAAATTAGCAGCGGCGCTACCACTGAAGTGAAAATATCCCTCGGTCCGGCAGTTGAGTTAGAAACCATTATTGTTGAGGGAAAACGCCTCCCACCCACAATCAGCCGAATGGAGGTCCGTGGCGGCGAACTCCTGCGTATCCCCGGTACCTTCAACGATACGCTCAAAGGACTGATGACACTTCCGAGCATTGGTATCCCAAACGACTACTTCGGCGTTCTCTATATCCGAGGTAGTGAACCAGGGTCTAATCTTTACTATCTTGACAGAACACCTCTCGGATACCCTTTTCACTGGGGCGGCTTGCTTTCGACAGTGAGTTCGGAGACACTTGAGAAAATTGACATCTATGCGGGGGGCTACGGTGCTGAGTTTGGACTGGATTCGCAAGCTGTGCTTGACATCCATGCACGTGACAGCATTCAGGAGCGATTGAATGGGAAATTCAACCTGAATATCCTCTATTCCGAAGGACTCCTTGAAGCCAGCATCGGTAGCAAGGGATATATCTCTGCTTCTGGGCGGCGGAGTTACTTAGACCTCATTGCTGGCCCGATTCTTGAGGAACAGACAGGACGTCCACAGCAGCTGCCTTACTTTTCAGATTATCAACTCAAATTCGCCTATCTTTTGGGAGAAAAACATCACTTTACACTCAACGCTTTCGCTGCAACGGATCATTTTAAGATTGTGGAGGAGGACAGTGAGTTTGAAGGTGAGGGCGGAAGGGTACTTGAAGATGCTGAAGGTGCTCTCGCCACCGCTCTTTTCAAAAACGGTTTCGATGGACAAGGGATCCATCTCCGTTCGGACTTTACCGAAAATCTCACCTCACATTTATCCCTGACCCGTTCCTTCAATTTCCTTACTATTGCGTTTGAAGTTCCTGTTAATGAGCAATTTTCTCAGAACCCTCAAGGCGAGTGGGTCCTTGATTCTGTGGACTATGCCCACTACGATGTAAAGATTGACGTTCCCGTCTGGACATTCCGCGAGGATGTATCCTATCGGTTGACACCGAAGTTTCAATTTGAACCCGGTTTCCTTCTCTCCTTTAGTCCTGCCAACAGTTTCGAGGACGGCAGGTTTCCAGAGTCCTTGTACAGTGAAGTGGAAGACCCCGAGGAGCTTCCCGAAATCCTTGAGTATGCGGAAGAAAATGAAGATACGGTCACAGTGGTTGCACTGGATGATGGGACTTATGAGGTTAGGGAGCGCAGTGTTGAAGAGATATACGACGAATTTGGACACGATTTTTATAGAGCTGAGGGATATGTGCAAGGACGCTACGATCCACTTGAGTTCTTATCCGTGGCACTCGGTGTTCGTTTCGACTATCTGAATGTGATTAAACAGGTTTCCGTTCAACCGCGAGGGAGTGTGAGTTTCATACTGCCAAACGGGTCTAACCTCCGTTTCGCGTATGGACATTATGAGCAGAGCCCACAACCCTCTCACCTATTGGCAGAAAATGGCAACCGGGCATTGGCGTCGAGTCTCACACGGCACTACATTATGGAATTAGAGTATCCCCTCTCGTCGCGCACCGAACTCAAGTTTGCAACTTATTACAAGGACGCGCGGAAACTGGTAACACCCGATGAAGTCTCGAATTATCTCAATCAAGGGGCTGGGTACGTCGGAGGTGCGGAGGTATTCCTACGGCATCGGATTCCAGATAGATTCTTCGGTTGGATCTCATACAGTTATACGCATGCCGAACGGCGTGAGAGCCCAGATGCTACCTATCAACCCTACTTGTTTGACAATACGCATATTGTGAGTGTCGTCGGTAACTATAGCTTCACGCCGAATTTTGAGATTGGCGCGAAGTGGCAGTATCTCAGCGGCACCTCCGAAGTACCTATCAGCTCCGTTGTTCTCATCCAGGACCCCGTAACGCGTGGACTGAATCCGCTTTTGGCGAGTGCTGATGAACAATTAAGCACCGAACTCGCACCGTATCATAAGTTAGACCTTCGAGTGAGTTATAAATGGAATGTTTGGGGATTGCAAATAGGAGGTTTCCTTGATGTTCTGAATGTGTACAATCGGAAAAATGAGATACGGTTCATATTTGAAGAGGCGACGCTTGACGTACAAGGTCAGGAAATTGGTATTGAACGTGAAGTCTTTGACGCGCCACAACTGCCACGGATCGTCTATTTTGGATTGACGCTTGAGTTCTAA
- a CDS encoding helicase-related protein: protein MNEATLPITELKETFQGAIIKGPVVIVAPTGSGKSTQIPPWCAALSDVPVLVVEPRRVACRSLARWVAQQHGEPLGQSIGYTVRFEDVSSDARTRIRFVTPGVALRYAAGPELDQYGTIILDEFHERGVEADLFLAICRKKRRDARLVIMSATIAAQQLARSIGGQVLRAEGRVYPVDVRYLGGTVVPSADRLVERVKRGIHRALKETEGNILVFLPGKGEISACQDELRRMQHVELLPLHADLPPGAQDLAFDAKSQRRRVILATNVAETSVTLPGITAVVDAGLVRQHIHQNRRIVLALRPISQASAEQRRGRAGRLGPGSCYRLWEEHAQLEQETPPEIQREDLTQFVLTVAATGYRPQDLTFLDEPPDFAVVRAQTELKSWGVLSDDGTLTTAGAKICALPVNPLHARLLVKAPPPLRRDLVDLIATLERPAPLWRRMNDLSTEQQATVQKARQKDLYRDGCDATTAIRTLRAGDEKRHHLHRNALAECRRIATQLRDFLGLPPVMKDKTPLQPDRAALIAYLGREWDACVYVRRRRGKGWGNGQEEVLLDSDSLLPDERHAALILETVGIAKGTRVQLMGRTAMPCAFEDLVDAGIGTSQLATPRREGEDIVAEVVTTYAGREIGRERQSLKGALLREAVASLILSGSLFSGVGENLTRAIDAWRLHCALNPDVQTSEIEVLTPQAWLVSRLTTLGVEAAEEWQLLSAEDLTFTEIDPDTIDKIEAQYPKEFSINGAKFDVEYNPAQKLVTLRWQRGIRQPALTAVLLPRWNNWKVQLDLRGQVRTVRP, encoded by the coding sequence ATGAACGAAGCTACGCTTCCAATCACAGAACTAAAGGAGACGTTTCAAGGTGCAATCATAAAAGGACCTGTCGTGATTGTCGCACCGACTGGTAGCGGCAAATCGACACAAATTCCGCCGTGGTGCGCAGCACTCTCCGATGTCCCCGTGTTAGTCGTTGAACCGAGACGCGTCGCATGTCGTTCGCTCGCACGATGGGTGGCACAACAGCACGGCGAACCATTGGGACAGTCAATCGGCTATACCGTCCGCTTTGAGGATGTCAGTTCCGATGCGCGAACCCGTATCCGTTTTGTCACACCCGGGGTCGCCTTACGATACGCCGCTGGACCGGAGTTGGATCAATACGGCACTATCATTCTGGACGAATTCCACGAGCGCGGTGTAGAGGCTGACCTGTTTCTCGCTATCTGCCGAAAAAAACGGCGCGATGCGAGGCTCGTTATTATGTCCGCCACAATAGCCGCACAACAACTCGCTCGTTCTATTGGCGGACAGGTACTACGCGCGGAGGGACGCGTCTATCCCGTTGACGTGAGGTATCTCGGCGGCACAGTCGTACCAAGTGCTGACCGCTTAGTGGAACGCGTCAAAAGAGGAATCCATCGCGCCCTCAAAGAGACCGAGGGCAATATTTTGGTTTTCTTACCCGGCAAAGGTGAAATTAGTGCCTGCCAAGACGAATTACGCAGGATGCAGCACGTTGAACTCCTCCCACTCCACGCGGATTTACCACCCGGTGCACAGGACTTGGCATTTGACGCAAAATCGCAACGTCGCCGCGTTATCCTCGCAACCAATGTAGCAGAAACGTCCGTCACACTTCCCGGTATCACTGCTGTTGTAGATGCAGGCTTAGTGCGTCAACATATCCATCAAAATCGACGTATCGTCTTGGCACTGCGTCCGATTTCTCAAGCATCCGCCGAACAACGCCGCGGACGTGCAGGTCGCCTCGGACCCGGCAGCTGCTACAGACTCTGGGAAGAACACGCACAACTTGAACAGGAGACACCCCCAGAAATTCAGCGCGAGGATTTAACGCAATTCGTGCTGACCGTCGCCGCAACAGGCTACCGTCCACAAGACCTGACGTTTCTCGATGAACCCCCTGACTTCGCCGTAGTGCGCGCACAGACTGAATTGAAAAGTTGGGGTGTGCTCTCCGACGACGGCACACTAACAACGGCGGGGGCAAAGATTTGTGCATTACCTGTCAATCCGCTTCACGCCCGTTTGCTCGTTAAAGCCCCGCCGCCGCTCCGACGCGATCTCGTGGATTTGATTGCTACACTGGAACGTCCCGCCCCGTTATGGCGGCGCATGAACGATCTATCGACGGAACAGCAGGCCACCGTTCAGAAAGCCCGACAAAAAGACCTCTACCGAGATGGCTGCGACGCAACAACAGCAATCCGAACGTTGCGCGCTGGCGATGAAAAACGCCATCATCTCCATAGAAACGCACTCGCTGAATGCCGCAGAATCGCAACGCAGCTCAGGGATTTCCTTGGATTGCCACCCGTGATGAAAGACAAGACACCCCTACAACCCGATCGCGCTGCACTGATTGCGTATCTCGGACGTGAATGGGACGCTTGTGTGTATGTTCGACGGCGGAGAGGGAAAGGTTGGGGAAACGGACAAGAGGAAGTGCTACTCGATTCTGATTCACTTTTACCCGACGAGCGGCACGCTGCCCTCATCTTGGAGACGGTTGGCATCGCGAAAGGCACGCGCGTTCAACTCATGGGACGCACGGCTATGCCCTGCGCCTTTGAGGACTTGGTGGATGCGGGTATCGGAACCTCTCAACTCGCCACCCCCAGACGCGAAGGCGAGGACATTGTTGCAGAGGTAGTGACCACATACGCGGGAAGGGAAATCGGACGTGAACGCCAATCGCTTAAGGGAGCATTGTTGAGAGAGGCGGTAGCATCCTTGATTCTCTCTGGATCGTTGTTCTCAGGTGTTGGTGAAAACCTTACACGCGCAATTGACGCGTGGCGACTCCATTGTGCCCTCAACCCCGACGTACAAACATCGGAAATAGAGGTGTTGACACCGCAGGCATGGTTAGTTTCACGACTCACCACATTAGGGGTGGAGGCTGCCGAAGAGTGGCAACTCCTCTCTGCCGAGGACCTGACCTTTACTGAAATTGACCCCGACACTATTGACAAAATTGAAGCGCAGTATCCAAAAGAATTCTCCATCAACGGTGCGAAATTCGATGTGGAATACAACCCCGCTCAAAAATTGGTTACCTTACGCTGGCAGCGCGGCATTCGCCAACCGGCGTTGACTGCAGTGTTATTGCCGCGCTGGAATAATTGGAAAGTGCAACTCGACCTCCGCGGACAGGTACGGACAGTCCGTCCTTAG